One part of the Malus sylvestris chromosome 2, drMalSylv7.2, whole genome shotgun sequence genome encodes these proteins:
- the LOC126603803 gene encoding uncharacterized protein LOC126603803: MDDSCAVCADTLEWVAYGACGHREVCSTCVVRLRFICNDRRCCICKTESGVIFITKALGDYTRMINDFSVLPTEVREGRVGLYWYHEDTQAFFDDVDHYKMIKAMCKLSCSECDKMDEQSNDGPKRRGKIRNLNHLKNHLFHQHRLWMCSLCLEGRKVFICEQKLYTRAQLRRHINTGDSEVDGSESERGGFMGHPMCEFCKTPFYGDNELYSHMTTDHYTCHICQRQNPGQYEYYKNYDDLEMHFRQGHFLCEDESCLSKKFVVFQSEAEMKRHNTLEHGGSMSRSKRNAALQIPTSFRYQRSSEQDPRRGRGGRGGRGLAFRRDSSENQLSMAVQASLETAHADRTYDDPSSSRLQVPPDIGDTGDVDPIADSFESLSATDIETSSRYRQAVGPISRNGRLEESSFPPLSMAAGNSSDPKQDSDSLPSNTMAAHLRRQNNHKVAINSSGMAWPAATRGPVAVNGSGQAWPAATRGPVAVNSSGQAWPAATRGPVVQPTNSAQASPATSVSSRVSGQSNMAFGNGPRPSSYASSTQAQVETRHNAFGNGLRPSSYASSAAHVEQTAIPGLLSSGSSRDSSNTKSGRISHSTSAPNLVENGSVQPSNSDFPPVSAVQVRKLPSTTHPILKVEDVQTANKSLVEKIRAGLEFDEEKYTIFKDISGQYRQGLVDTGIYLDFVRQFGLLHLVLDLARLCPDSQKQKELIDAYNTGTRNGWSQDSPKLKDGNNSKKGKGKISESENSNSKNTLADSIISSVRELQSNYRPTEEAVEVLTKDGYRAAKGKSNLLVNGHQEELNSRSQPLVQPRGQKDSTPAARPNLVDGGGGSKQRKKTSKFDRVRLGDAAALLDSRNSDSQPDAGDEGLDGRSSNSAGGLPVKGVWRKGTQKLFS; the protein is encoded by the exons GCTTTAGGAGATTATACAAGGATGATTAATGACTTCTCAGTCTTGCCGACTGAAGTAAGAGAGGGTCGCGTGGGACTGTATTGGTACCACGAGGACACTCAAGCATTTTTCGATGATGTGGACCACTACAAGATGATCAAGGCAATGTGCAAGCTTTCATGCAGCGAATGTGACAAGATGGATGAGCAATCAAATGATGGGCCAAAGCGTCGCGGGAAGATTCGGAACCTTAATCATCTGAAGAATCATTTATTCCACCAACATAGGTTGTGGATGTGCTCTTTATGTTTGGAAGGGAGGAAG GTGTTTATATGTGAACAAAAACTATATACTAGAGCTCAGTTGAGGCGGCATATAAATACAGGTGACTCTGAAGTGGATGGAAGTGAGAGTGAAAGAGGTGGCTTCATGGGACATCCTATGTGTGAGTTTTGCAAAACCCCATTTTATGGGGATAATGAGCTGTACTCCCACATGACTACTGATCACTATACTTGTCATATATGCCAAAG GCAGAATCCTGGACAATATGAATATTATAAGAATTATGATGACCTGGAG ATGCACTTCCGCCAAGGTCATTTTCTATGTGAAGATGAGTCCTGCCTCAGCAAAAAGTTTGTTGTCTTCCAATCTGAGGCAGAAATGAAG aGGCATAATACACTTGAACATGGAGGGAGCATGTCTCGTTCCAAGCGTAATGCTGCTCTGCAG ATACCAACCAGCTTCAGATATCAACGAAGTAGTGAACAAGATCCTCGACGTGGAAGAGGCGGAAGAGGCGGAAGAGGTCTGGCATTTCGTCGCGATTCTTCTGAAAATCAACTTTCTATGGCTGTTCAAGCAAGTTTGGAAACTGCTCATGCTGATAGAACATATGATGATCCTTCATCCTCCAGACTGCAAGTTCCTCCAGATATTGGGGATACAGGTGATGTTGATCCGATCGCTGATTcatttgaatcattaagtgcaACAGATATTGAAACATCTTCAAGGTACCGTCAAGCCGTGGGGCCTATTTCTAGGAATGGACGTTTGGAAGAATCTTCCTTTCCTCCCCTCTCAATGGCAGCTGGCAACAGTTCAGACCCCAAACAAGACTCAGATAGTCTGCCTAGCAACACAATGGCAGCGCATCTCCGCCGGCAAAACAACCACAAGGTGGCTATTAATAGCTCTGGAATGGCTTGGCCAGCAGCAACACGTGGGCCTGTAGCCGTTAATGGTTCTGGACAGGCTTGGCCAGCAGCAACACGTGGGCCTGTGGCTGTTAATAGTTCTGGACAGGCTTGGCCAGCAGCAACTCGGGGGCCTGTAGTACAACCTACTAATTCAGCTCAGGCTTCGCCTGCGACAAGTGTTTCATCTCGTGTTTCTGGTCAGAGCAATATGGCCTTTGGTAATGGACCCAGACCATCTAGTTATGCCAGTTCCACTCAGGCTCAAGTTGAGACTAGACATAATGCCTTTGGTAATGGATTGAGACCATCTAGTTATGCAAGTTCTGCAGCTCATGTTGAACAGACAGCAATACCTGGATTGTTATCATCAGGTTCTTCAAGGGATTCAAGCAACACCAAATCTGGTAGGATCAGCCACTCTACGTCAGCTCCTAATTTGGTCGAAAATGGATCTGTTCAACCCTCCAATTCTGATTTTCCGCCTGTTTCTGCAGTGCAAGTGCGTAAGTTGCCTTCAACTACCCATCCTATATTGAAAGTGGAGGATGTTCAAACTGCTAACAAGTCCTTAGTGGAAAAGATTCGTGCCGGTCTTGAATTTGACGAAGAAAAATACACTATTTTTAAAGACATATCTGGACAGTATCGCCAGGGTTTGGTTGACACAGGAATATATTTAGATTTTGTGCGGCAGTTTGGCTTGCTTCATCTTGTCCTTGATTTGGCTAGACTCTGCCCTGATTCTCAGAAGCAGAAGGAGCTTATCGATGCCTACAATACTGGTACCCGCAACGGATGGTCTCAGGACAGTCCTAAATTGAAAGATGGTAATAATTCTAAGAAAGGTAAAGGGAAGATTTCAGAGTCTGAAAACAGTAATTCTAAGAACACGCTAGCAGATAGCATTATTAGCTCTGTACGGGAACTTCAATCAAACTACAGGCCTACGGAAGAAGCAGTGGAGGTGTTGACAAAGGATGGGTACCGTGCTGCCAAAGGAAAATCAAATCTGTTAGTGAATGGGCACCAGGAGGAGTTGAATTCTCGCAGTCAACCTCTAGTGCAACCGAGGGGCCAAAAGGATTCCACACCAGCTGCTAGGCCGAATTTAGTGGATGGTGGCGGAGGGAGTAAGCAGCGGAAGAAAACCTCCAAATTTGATAGAGTCCGCTTGGGTGATGCTGCAGCACTTTTAGATAGCAGAAATTCTGATTCTCAGCCAGATGCCGGTGATGAAGGATTAGATGGGAGGAGCAGTAACTCGGCTGGAGGATTGCCTGTCAAAGGTGTTTGGCGAAAAGGAACTCAAAAACTCTTTAGTTAG